CTTTTTAGCTCTCTCAATGACAGCTGGTGGCGGCGCTTGGGATAACGCTAAAAAATATATCGAAGAGGGAAATTTTGGTGGCAAGGGGTCTGAAGCGCATAAAGCCGCGGTGACGGGTGATACCGTCGGCGATCCATACAAAGATACCGCCGGCCCAGCGCTTAACCCGCTTATTAAAGTTGTCAATCTTGTTGCCTTGCTGATTATTCCTCTGGTCGTGGCAATTGAGCTTCCCAGTTGGGTCAAGCCAGCTATCGCGCTAACTGCTATTATATTATTGGCAATTGGCTTGCGTCTTGCGCGCTCTAGGCCAGTTGTGGAAGTATCCGCAGTGAAGTGAGGACATGGCTCAAGCGCCAATTCAACTGCGTGCCGTCGTCGACCGATTTGAGGGCCATAAAGGAGTTTTACTCTTTGATGACGCTGATCTTCTCGGCCCGCTTGCTGGTCAAGAATTGGTTTTGCCAAAACGTCTCTTGCCAACTGGTTGCCGCGAGGGCGACGTGATTGTGTTTGATATGCTGACTGATCTTCAGGCTACCCAACATCGTGAGACCCTAGCGCGTCAAGTTCTTGAGGAAATTTTGAATGGTCGATAAAAATTCAATTTCGCGTCGCACACTCCGGCGCTGGATTGTTGGAGGGATAAGCGCCTTACTAGGCGTTCTTGTTTTTGCAGGCGGAATCTATGGTTTCTATACGATTGCTTACGCCGATAGCATTTTTCCAAATACCTATGTCGGGCCAGTCAGTGTGGGCGCCGAATCGCTTGTCGAAGCCGAGACAAGTATTACTCGCGCCGTTCAGGAATACCAAAAGACGTCTTTGAAATTTGCGATTGAGAATGAAGCTCTTTCTTTGGCGCTCGATGAGCTCTCGGTCAATTACGATGCGCTGGAAAGCGCAACGCTAGCCTATGGCTTGGGGCGCACTGGTTCACTTTGGGAAAATCTGCTTATTCAAGTTGGCGGTTTAATTGAACCCAATACTCTTGAGCTTCGTTTGACTTATAATGAGGAAAATCTCAATGATTTTCTTGAGCTCCAAAGTACTAAATTTGATGAGCCAGAACAGAATGCCACGATTGCTTATATTGATGGCGAGGTGAACGTGGTGCCGGAAATGAGTGGTCAGCGCTTCGATCAGGATCGTCTGCGCGCTGAAATCATCGCGAGTCTTAAAACCTTGACCCCGCTTCAAACCGCTGTTTACGAACTTCGGCCTTCAACTCCAACTGTCACGGCTGATCAAGTCAAGGCGCTTTTGCCAATGATCGAGCGGGTTGCGACTCAACCACTGACTTTAGTCGCCGAAGGCAAAAACTATAAAGTCTCGCCGGAACAGTTAAGCGAGTGGCTCGCGATCAGCAAAGAATCAAACCAAACGCCGACAGTTGAAGGATTTTTTGAAACCAACAGCACGGTGATGGTCGGTTTCGATCAGGAGAAAATTCAAGGCTATCTTAAAACTATTGCCACTGAAATTAATCAAGACCCTGTTGATGCGCGCCTGACAATTAAAGATGGCCGTGCGAGCGTTTTTCAAACAAGCAAAGATGGCAAAGCGTTAGATTTGGAGAAGGCGTCGGCCGAAATTATTCAACTTCTCGAAGTGCGCTATCGCAATGCTCGAACGCGCGCTGACGCCAAGGCGGAAACACTCACCCTGCCTGTTAAACTGACGAAGCCAATTGTTAATTCGAGCACAGTTGATGATTTAGGGATTAAGGAGCTGATTGGCAAAGGCACAACCGATTTTTCCGGCTCACCAAATAATCGAGTGCATAATTTGGCAAATGGCACCAAGTTTTTAAGCGGCATTCTTGTTAAACCAGGTGAGGAGTTTTCAACTGTTAAAGCACTGGGCGCCGTCGACGCCTCGACGGGTTATTTGCCGGAGCTCGTCATCAAAGAGAATCGGACAATCCCGGAATATGGCGGTGGATTATGTCAGGTCTCAACAACCCTTTTTCGGGCGATTCTAGACGCTGGCTTGAAGGTGACGGAGCGGAAGGCTCATTCATACCGGGTTAGTTATTATGAGCGGAATGTCGGACCTGGGCTTGATGCAACGGTTTATCTGCCCAAACCCGATCTCAAATTTTTAAATGACACACCCGGTTGGATTCTGGTTCAAGGTTATGTCACCGATAAAGAGCTGACTTTCGAACTCTATGGCACTTCCGACGGCCGCACCGCCAAGATTGATGGTCCCCAAACTTTGTCGCGGACACCACCACCAGCTGATGTTTATGAAACTTCGAGCAGTTTGGCGCCTGGCGAGGTCAAGCAAATTGAAAAACCGCATGAAGGCGCTCGCACCACGGCCACGTATACCGTGATGCGCAATGGAGAAGTGATCAACAGTCAAACTTTTACTTCCAGTTACAAGGCTCTGCCGGCGCGTTTTCTCAAAGGGCCGGATCAGCCAACTGATCAGCCGTCAAACTAACTAACTGTCGTTTTTTTGCCGCCGTTACAAAGGCCGTAAAAAGCGGGTGAGGGGAGAGTGGACGGGATTGAAATTCTGGATGAAATTGCGTGCCGATGAAAAACGGATGGCGCTCCCCCGGGAGCTCAATAATTTCAGCCAAACGACCGTCAGGTGAGGCGCCGGAAATTACCAGGCCGGCAGATTCCAAAATTTCTCGATATTCGTTGTTAAGTTCATATCGATGTCGATGACGCTCGCTCACCCGTCCCCTACCGTAAATTTTTTCCGCGCGGGTGTCTTTTTTAAGTTTAGCTGGGTAGGCACCCAAGCGCATTGTGCCGCCATATTCAAACTTTAAAAGTTTTTTCTCCTGTTCCGGTATAATGTGGATCACTGGATGAGTCGGTCGTTTTTTAATTTCAGTTGTGTGAGCGCCAATGAGATGAGCCACGTGGCGAGCGAACTCAACGGTTGCGAGTTGCATGCCGTAGCAGAGTCCGAGATAAGGAATTTTTTGCTCGCGAGCAAATTTAATCGCTGTGATAATGCCTTCCACTCCTCGACTTCCAAAACCGCCCGGCACGATCACACCGGCGTAAGTATTTAATTCCTGAACGAGTTTGGGATTTGTTTCATATCGTTCAGCGTCAATCCAAGTCATATTTGGCTTAATGCCTTGGGTCCAACCACCATGCTTAACCGCCTCAATCACCGAAATGTAGGAATCGGAGAGTGTATAGTCACCCGTGCCGAAATACTTCCCAACCACCGCAATTTTAATTTCGCGTTTGACGCGCTGGATCGACGCAACTAACTTGCGCCAGTCTTTAAGGTTGTGCCGTCTCGGTTTTAGGCCGAGTTTTTCCAGGATGATCTCCCCTACTCTTTGAGCCTCAAGGATCAAGGGGACTTCATAAATTGAGTCAACATTTGGATTCGAGATCACATCTTCGGGGCGGACATTGCAAAAGAGCGCGAGGCGTTCCCGTCGTCGTTTATCGATTGGCGCATCGGCTCGGCCAACAATCATATCCGGCTGGATGCCCATTGAGTTTAGGAGCTTAACTGATTGTTGAACGGGTTTTGATTTCATCTCGCCAAGCGAGACAGGAATCGGTAAGTAGGCAACATGCACTTGTAGAATATCGGCCGGGGTTTTAAACTTCATAATTCTAGACGCTTCGAAAAATAGAGCATTTTGATATTCGCCGACTGTGCCGCCAAACTCGATAATCACAATTTCAGCCCGCTGGACTCGGCCTGCCTCTTTAATCCTATGGATGATCTCATCAGTCACATGCGGAATCGCCTCCACATCTTCACCCTGATATTCAAAGGCGCGTTCGCGGCGCAGAACCTCCTGATAGACTTGGCCAGTTGTAATGTAATTCGCGCGTCCCAAATTGACGTTCATGAAACGTTCGTAATTGCCCAAATCCTGATCGGATTCTAATCCATCATCGGTTACAAAGACCTCGCCATGCTCTTGAGGGCGGATGGTGCCGGCATCAAGATTTAAATACATATCGACTTTAATCGCTGTCACGCTAAAACCGGTCGATTCCAACAAACGCCCGATCGAAGCGGCGGTCACCCCTTTGCCGAGGCCGGAAATTACTCCGCCCGAAATGAAGATATATTTTCTTGAGTTCATCAACTTTTCCCCTTTGTGACTGATTCTAATAAAAAATGGCACCAAGCTCTGGGAGTTTTCAAGTGCCCTTTTTAAAGTATCGAACGGAGGTAAAAATACAAGCAATCTTGTGCACAATTAAGTGCGTGGTTAGGATAAGCTAAGGGAGTTGTTGAGTTAAGGATTTTTTCACTTCTGTCAGTCTCGCGCTGACATTTAAAGAGAAAAGTGAGGAAGTCTTATCCATAAGGAGACGATATGAATATGGCTGAAAGCATTTTCAAGGCTTACGATATTCGCGGCATCTATCCAGATCAACTCGACGAAGAGGGTGTTTATCAAATTATTCAGGCGTATATTAAAGTTGTAAAGCCTAAAAAAGTTGTTGTCAGTCGCGATGTGCGTGAACATGGACCCCAGCTTCAGCAAGCGGCCATTCGGAGTTTTATCGAAGCTGGAGTGGATGTTGTCGATGCGGGTTTGGTCTCGACAGATATGTTCTATTGGGCGGTCGCTAATTTACCCGTCGAGGGCGGAGTCACTTTATCTGCCTCACATAACGCTCGAGAGTGGAACGGTTTAAACATGGCTCGACAAGGCGCCGAACCGATTTCGAAGGAATCGGGTCTAGATGAGATTAAAAATCTTGCCCTAGCCGGATGTCGAGTCGAGAGTGATCGCAAAGGTATGATTAAGGAACAAGACATTCTCGATGATTATTGTCGCTGGCTTCTTTCGTTAATCGATGTCGGCAAATTGACCCCGCTCACACTTGCTGTTAATCCCAACCATGGCTATCAAGGAATTGTTTTAGAGCGGATCATCGAGCTTGGCAAACTCCCAATCAAAGTTAAGAAAATCTATTTCGAACCGGATGGTACTTTTCCTCTGCCCGGTGGGCACCCTAATCCGCTGATTCCGGAGAATCGTCACGCAAGCGTTGAACTTGTGCAGACCTCGGCCGCCAATCTTGGTGTTTCATGGGATGCAGACGGTGATAGATGTTTTCTCATCGATGAGACAGGACGGTTCCTTGAGGGCTATTTCACGACAGCTGTACTTGCGGTTGAACAACTCAAGAAGCATCCGGGTGGCAAAGTGATTATTGACCCAAGGCTGATTTGGGCTTCAACCCAGGCGATTCTGGCAAATGGCGGTCTGCCAATTATCTCGCGGGCTGGTATGACCATTATCGCCAAGCGCATGCAGGCTGAAGGCGCAATTTTTGCAGGCGAGATGAGCGCGCATTATTATTTTCCCGAGACGTATAATCGAGATAATGGCATGTTGCCGCTTTTCCGCATTCTTGAGCTAATGGCCTCAAGCAGGAAGAAGCTTTCAGAAATTTATGATCCCTACCTTGCCAAGTACTTTGTCTCCGGGGAGATCAACAGCACAGTCACTGATATTCAAATGATTCTAAAATCAATCGAGACCAAGTATGTTGGTGGCAAAGTTGAGCATATCGACGGGGTTTCAGTTGAGTACCCTGACTGGCGCTTTAATTTGCGCTCTTCAAACACTGAACCACTTCTGCGGCTCAATGTTGAGGCGAATTCGAAGAAAGTGATGGAGCAAAAGCGTGACGAACTGCTCGCAATTATTCGAGCGTAATTAGACCGATTTGTTCTTTGACCGTTTTAAGAGTTTGTGCGGCGACTGGTTGCACTCGCTCGGTGCCATCTTTAAGAATTTGCGCAAGATACTGTTCGTCGGCAATTAATTTGTCGTATCTCGCTTGGACCGGTGCCAGAAACTTATTGATTTCATTTGCCAGACTCTCCTTAAACTCGGCATAGCCTTTGCCAGTGTATTCAGCGACAATCGTTTCGATTGTTCGGTCGGTAACGCCAGCGAAAATCGTGAGTAGGTTTTTGAGCGCCTGTTTATCATCTGAAAATTCAATCTCATTGCCGGAATCGGTGACAGCTTTTCTGATTTTCTGCCGAACGGTATCGGCAGTGTCGGTCAGTGCGATGTAATTATAGGTAGATATTGCCGACTTGCTCATTTTATTCGCTGGATCATCAAGACCGAGAATTCGTTTTGTCTCATCGATGAGGCGCGGTTTTGGCAGGGTAAACGTTTCACCGAAACGACTATTGAAGCGCTTGGCAAGATCGCGTGTGAGTTCGATGTGTTGAACCTGGTCTTCGCCAACGGGCACTTCTTCAGTTTGGTAAAGTAAAATGTCGGCCGCCATCAAAGTCGGGTAGGCAAAAAGTCCAACATTGACGCGCGCGCGATCGATGCCTCGTCCTTTTTCCTTAAACTGGGTCATCCGCTCAAGTTCGCCAAGATTTGTCAGTGTCAATAGAATCCACTGAAGCTCGCAGTGTTCTGGGCGGGAACTTTGCAAGAAGAGTGTTGAGCGAGCTGGGTCAAGACCAAGCGCAAGGTACATTGCCGCGACAGATAAAATTTGGTTGGCAAGTTTTTTGGGTTCCTGTAAGACGGTGAGCGCATGCAAGTCGGCGATAAAATATGTTACTTGTTCACCTTGAGCCTGAAGTTCAATCTGTTGCTTGATCGCTCCCAAATAGTTTCCAAGATGCAGGCAACCCGACGGCTGGATTCCAGACAAAATTTTCATAACACCACCTTACTTTTGCCTCTAGCCTATCAATAAGCGAGTGCTATAATCAACCACGCAATGCCTCTCTCGAATGCCGAGAAAGCGATTCTTGTTCCACTCATTTTTTTCGATCTTTTTGATCGTCCGCTTCGGCCGGAGATTGTTTATTTATTGACCTATCGCACCTCGCTCACTCGCAAACGTTTTGACGACGTAGTTGAGGGGTTGATTGAACGCGGTCTGCTCATGTCTCGACGCGGTTTTTTGCATTTAAGCGACCGGCCGGGACTCGCTGAAAATGGTATTCTGCGCGAGCGTATTTCACGCGAATTATATGAAGACGCAGTGCAACTCGTCAAAAAGTTCACGACCGTTCCATTTATAAAAATGATTGCGGCGATTAATTCGCTTGCTTTTTGGAATGCGCATCATAATTCAGACATTGACCTTTTAGTGGTGACCGAGCCTGGTAAAATTGCGGTTGCGCGCGATCATATCAATCTGCTTTTGACTTTTTGGCGTCGTCGCAATACCCGCCCGCCCAAACGGCGCAAGGTTGCCGTCGATGTAATGGTAGATACGCTTCAACTCGATGCGATGGATTGGCGCCAAAAACCTCAAGATATCTACTTTGAATTTTGGTTTGCGCGCCTGGCGCCGCTCATCGATCGCGATTCAACCTATGCTCGTTTAATGAATAAAAATATGTGGATCCGAGGAGTGTTTCCACAGTTCAAGCCGCGTGATGATTTTCTTATTCAGTCAAGTGAAGCGCGGGATCGTCAGCCTTCGGTATGGGAACGTTGGTACCAAACATCGCTTGGTCAACGCTTAGGCGC
The Candidatus Berkelbacteria bacterium DNA segment above includes these coding regions:
- a CDS encoding DUF3006 domain-containing protein, whose translation is MAQAPIQLRAVVDRFEGHKGVLLFDDADLLGPLAGQELVLPKRLLPTGCREGDVIVFDMLTDLQATQHRETLARQVLEEILNGR
- a CDS encoding VanW family protein; this translates as MVDKNSISRRTLRRWIVGGISALLGVLVFAGGIYGFYTIAYADSIFPNTYVGPVSVGAESLVEAETSITRAVQEYQKTSLKFAIENEALSLALDELSVNYDALESATLAYGLGRTGSLWENLLIQVGGLIEPNTLELRLTYNEENLNDFLELQSTKFDEPEQNATIAYIDGEVNVVPEMSGQRFDQDRLRAEIIASLKTLTPLQTAVYELRPSTPTVTADQVKALLPMIERVATQPLTLVAEGKNYKVSPEQLSEWLAISKESNQTPTVEGFFETNSTVMVGFDQEKIQGYLKTIATEINQDPVDARLTIKDGRASVFQTSKDGKALDLEKASAEIIQLLEVRYRNARTRADAKAETLTLPVKLTKPIVNSSTVDDLGIKELIGKGTTDFSGSPNNRVHNLANGTKFLSGILVKPGEEFSTVKALGAVDASTGYLPELVIKENRTIPEYGGGLCQVSTTLFRAILDAGLKVTERKAHSYRVSYYERNVGPGLDATVYLPKPDLKFLNDTPGWILVQGYVTDKELTFELYGTSDGRTAKIDGPQTLSRTPPPADVYETSSSLAPGEVKQIEKPHEGARTTATYTVMRNGEVINSQTFTSSYKALPARFLKGPDQPTDQPSN
- a CDS encoding CTP synthase, coding for MNSRKYIFISGGVISGLGKGVTAASIGRLLESTGFSVTAIKVDMYLNLDAGTIRPQEHGEVFVTDDGLESDQDLGNYERFMNVNLGRANYITTGQVYQEVLRRERAFEYQGEDVEAIPHVTDEIIHRIKEAGRVQRAEIVIIEFGGTVGEYQNALFFEASRIMKFKTPADILQVHVAYLPIPVSLGEMKSKPVQQSVKLLNSMGIQPDMIVGRADAPIDKRRRERLALFCNVRPEDVISNPNVDSIYEVPLILEAQRVGEIILEKLGLKPRRHNLKDWRKLVASIQRVKREIKIAVVGKYFGTGDYTLSDSYISVIEAVKHGGWTQGIKPNMTWIDAERYETNPKLVQELNTYAGVIVPGGFGSRGVEGIITAIKFAREQKIPYLGLCYGMQLATVEFARHVAHLIGAHTTEIKKRPTHPVIHIIPEQEKKLLKFEYGGTMRLGAYPAKLKKDTRAEKIYGRGRVSERHRHRYELNNEYREILESAGLVISGASPDGRLAEIIELPGERHPFFIGTQFHPEFQSRPLSPHPLFTAFVTAAKKRQLVSLTADQLADPAL
- a CDS encoding phosphomannomutase/phosphoglucomutase → MAESIFKAYDIRGIYPDQLDEEGVYQIIQAYIKVVKPKKVVVSRDVREHGPQLQQAAIRSFIEAGVDVVDAGLVSTDMFYWAVANLPVEGGVTLSASHNAREWNGLNMARQGAEPISKESGLDEIKNLALAGCRVESDRKGMIKEQDILDDYCRWLLSLIDVGKLTPLTLAVNPNHGYQGIVLERIIELGKLPIKVKKIYFEPDGTFPLPGGHPNPLIPENRHASVELVQTSAANLGVSWDADGDRCFLIDETGRFLEGYFTTAVLAVEQLKKHPGGKVIIDPRLIWASTQAILANGGLPIISRAGMTIIAKRMQAEGAIFAGEMSAHYYFPETYNRDNGMLPLFRILELMASSRKKLSEIYDPYLAKYFVSGEINSTVTDIQMILKSIETKYVGGKVEHIDGVSVEYPDWRFNLRSSNTEPLLRLNVEANSKKVMEQKRDELLAIIRA
- the trpS gene encoding tryptophan--tRNA ligase — its product is MKILSGIQPSGCLHLGNYLGAIKQQIELQAQGEQVTYFIADLHALTVLQEPKKLANQILSVAAMYLALGLDPARSTLFLQSSRPEHCELQWILLTLTNLGELERMTQFKEKGRGIDRARVNVGLFAYPTLMAADILLYQTEEVPVGEDQVQHIELTRDLAKRFNSRFGETFTLPKPRLIDETKRILGLDDPANKMSKSAISTYNYIALTDTADTVRQKIRKAVTDSGNEIEFSDDKQALKNLLTIFAGVTDRTIETIVAEYTGKGYAEFKESLANEINKFLAPVQARYDKLIADEQYLAQILKDGTERVQPVAAQTLKTVKEQIGLITLE